GCCCAGCGCGCCGAATGGATTCCCGGCGCGCCGCCCAGCGCGCGCACCGCCAGGCCGGAATCGTCGGCGAGCGCGGGCAGGCCCGACGCGCCGGCCGCGGCCCGTGCCTTCAGCAGGGCGTTGCCGGCGAAGCTGTCTTCCGTCTCGTCCGGCTCGGGCAGGCCGAGTGCGGCGGCGGCGCGCACTGCCACGCCGAGCGGCGCCAGCAGGTCGCCGATCTCGCGCACCTTGCCTGCATTGTGGCTGGCAATGACGAGCTCGCCGGTAAGCGGAAACAGCGGCGGCGGCGTCATGCCGCCCGCTACCCGACGGCGGCGCGCTGCTGGGCGCACAGGTCGGTGATACCCTGCTTCGCCAGCGCCAGCAGTTCGTCGAACTGGCTCTGGGCGAACGGCCGGTCCTCCGCCGTCGCCTGGACCTCGATCAGCCCGCCGTCGCCCGACAGCACGAAATTGGCGTCGGCCTGGCAGGCGCTGTCCTCGGCATAATCCAGGTCCAGCACCGTCTCGCCTTCGTAGATGCCGCACGACACCGCCGCGACCTGGCCGGTCAGCGGGGTCTCGTCTATCTCGCCCTTGCCGATCAGCCACCCGAAGGCCTGGTGCAGCGCGACCCAGCCGCCGGTGATCGCGGCGGTGCGCGTCCCGCCGTCGGCCCGGAGCACGTCGCAGTCCACGGTGATCTGGCGCTCGCCGAAGCCTTCGAGATCGGTCACCGCGCGTAGCGAACGGCCGATCAGCCGCTGGATCTCCTGGGTCCGGCCGCTCTGTTTGCCGCGCGCCGCTTCGCGGTCGGTGCGGCTGTGGGTCGAGCGCGGCAGCATGCCGTATTCCGCGGTCACCCAGCCGCGCCCGGTGTTGCGCAGGAAGGGCGGCACCCGCTCGATCACCGAGGCGGCGCACAGCACATGGGTGCCGCCGAACCGCACCAGGCAGGAGCCTTCGGCATGGCCGGCCCAGCCGGGTTCGAGCGTCACCTCCCGCATCGCGTCGCGCGCGCGGCCGGACGGCCTGACGGAGGAAAATCCGGACGGAGTGCCGGACAGGTTCATGGGGCAGCCTGAGGAATTAGGGCAGGGGCGGGCAATCTAGCGGAAGACGGGCTGAATGCCCAAGGTTACCGAATCGCTCACCGGCGCGCTGGATTGACCGGATTTCCGGCATTGCCTAAATCTTCGCCGCTCAGGTGCCCCTCGATCCCCTGTGTTACCGGGGCGCCGCGTCCCGTTGCAACGGATCTTGCGAAACCGCCATGACGACCCCGGATTCCGGCAGCATCGTGACGCCGCCCCCGGCGACCCCGGCGGGAGGATCGTCGGTGCAGGCGCTCAACGACCGGGCGCGCGAAATCCTGCGCCGCATCGTCGAGACCTATGTCACCTCGGGCGAGGCCGTCGGCTCGCGGACCCTGTCGCGCCTCGACGATATCGACCTGTCGCCGGCGACGATCCGCAACGTCATGGCCGATCTCGAGGACGCCGGCCTGCTCTATGCCCGCCACACCTCGGCCGGCCGCCTGCCGACCGATGCCGGCCTGCGCATGTTCGTCGACGGGCTGCTCGAGGTCGGCCGGCTCAGCGAGCAGGAA
This portion of the Rhodospirillaceae bacterium genome encodes:
- the rph gene encoding ribonuclease PH, giving the protein MNLSGTPSGFSSVRPSGRARDAMREVTLEPGWAGHAEGSCLVRFGGTHVLCAASVIERVPPFLRNTGRGWVTAEYGMLPRSTHSRTDREAARGKQSGRTQEIQRLIGRSLRAVTDLEGFGERQITVDCDVLRADGGTRTAAITGGWVALHQAFGWLIGKGEIDETPLTGQVAAVSCGIYEGETVLDLDYAEDSACQADANFVLSGDGGLIEVQATAEDRPFAQSQFDELLALAKQGITDLCAQQRAAVG